AGAGAACAAGTGGCAAGCCCAAGCCCATCAAGGTGTTAAACATTGGGCCAGCATAGCAGCCAGAAATTGCCATTTGGACCCCATCAGGCCCACCATTCATTGCCATGGCACCATTGGCTATCAAGTCACCAAGTGAGTTACCCCAAGCTAGGACAGTTAGTCCTAGAATTGAAGGGCTAACCCCTATGATGCTCCCAATTGATACCAAGAGAGAAACAAGCTCCTCAGCAATTATGTAAGTCCATGTTACACTCATTGCAAAGCCACCAGCAAGCCAAGGGAACAAGGACTTTCTGGGTGGGTTGCACCTTTCAGTTGTCACACATGCCATGTTGCCCAAAACTATCCCAATCAATGCAGCTACTATGTATGTGACAATACCACTCCTTGAACCCACGTTTTCACTTTGTGTGTTGAAAAGAATTGCCAACAAAACAGGTGCTAGTGTGACAGATATTACTGCATATGGCTTTGACCATTTCTCCTCACTCACCACTGGGATTGTAAGCCTTCTTGGTAAGCCAAGTGGTAGTTCTAGCACTTGTAGGATCTTTCCCAAGTAAATACAATCAAACAATGAATTGTTACCCCCAAAAAAAGTACTACTACTATGACTATCTtgcttttggttttggttttggtccTTCTCTTCAACCACCACCACTATCTCTGCCAAACTTTGTTTCTCTTCATCAACGTAGCCTAACAAAGGTATGCTAGCTTctagtgatgatgatgatgactcaTCATCAGAGTATTGGTATTGCCTTTCATTAATCATTTTGTCCCCTCCATAGATGAGATGTGTGGCTGAGACAGCACAGACATAGAGAAAGTAGATGGAAACATAGCAGATTGAAGCCAACAAAGTGATTTTACCAATGTAAAGGATGATGAGAAGGAtgagaagagagaaaaggaagaaaagaacatCCCTAATGAAACTGGCCTTATCAACTTGAACCTGGTTTGGGCCAACAAGAATGCTTATGATCCCCAAGACAGCACATGACACAAAGAAAGACCCTCCAAGGATGCTGTTGAGTCCAACGGCACCATTTGAGGATGATCCTGTGAAAGACACAACACTGGCAAAGAAATCAGGAGCACCATTTCCTAATGAGAGAAGCGTCACTCCTGCAATGGTTGGGGAGAGTCTCAAGATGTTGGACAAACCTTCCAATGAGTTGCAGAAGTAGTTTGAAGCTGTGTCTCCCAAAAGATAGAACAAAACCACAAGCCACAAGGCAAGGATGGTTTGTCCCAAAATTTGGAATTTCCCAAAGCTGCAATAGAAGATTTGGAGATAGTTTATGTACCCTTTTGACCTGCAGTCAAGATGGCTCTTCACATACAAACATTTGGACTCATAATCTGAGTACTTGTGGAGGTCAGTGCAGCCTTCAACACTAACATCTCTGAACAATCTTTCATGGTTGAAGGTTTTGAGGGGGCCATTAGATTGAGAATTTGAGTTAGGAGGGTGGAGATAATAAGCCTTTAGAAGGAgacagaagaggaagaagaaagatagGTTTAGGACAAGAACAAGTACTGTGGATTGAAGCTTGGACTTGGAGATGAGGATGAAGGCTGCCATATAGATAGAGAGAAACAAACACTTTCTCAGGAATATGAATATGATATTaggatattaatttattattgttttgtgAGTGTATGAAGAAGTAGTGAGAAGAAAAAACTAGAATTGGTTTCCATATGGTATATGATGGACTTGTTCCGAGGACATGCAGTACTAATTAAAAAGGAGAGGGGTTTGAGGAAGAAGACACAAATAGGAAATTTAACACTCTAAAGTAGTTTCAAGAGGTTCTCGCAGCAGAGAGAGTGTGGAAGGGGAGATAGAAGAAACAATAATTTTACAGAGAGTCCATAGCAAAGAAAACAAATGGGAGTGTGCGTGATGGCATGGCTTTGTTGCCATGTCCGTGTGTGTGTGGGATTGGAGTTAGGTAATGCTCATTTGTGTTTGTGTGGATGGCATGGGGACGTACATACTACATAGGATGAAGCCAAATTTCACTTAccaaagttttgaaaattatagtAGTAACAGTATGTATTAAACCAAAGCAtacccaaaacaaaaaaactgcAACAATAATTAATGGCATTGTGGAAGTGATCAAATTGGAGGCTCAAATAAACTTTGGtcatttagataaaaaaaatatattcttaagtACTTATgaggaataaaaataataataaaaaacaaaataaatatgtagAAACTCTTTTATATTAGTCTTTCCaaaaaagttgattttaatttatacaaaataattttattaatgtattACAAACAAAAATGCCTTGCTGGACATaactaatatattaaaagtattacctacaataaattataaattaataaaaaaatattttattaatgtactttttatattttaaactatacttttttatatttataaaattttgcaaCCCCCAAATATTATAGCTAGCTAGTTAGTACTTAGTATGGATCCAAAGCagcaaaataaatttgataatctGATACTAATTAGGTAGTGAAGTGGGGCATATTTGGGTTTGGAGTTTGGACAGTGTCTCCGGTGATTGGTGGAAGAGAGAGTGAAGATCAATTCAAGCGTACGTCGACTTGTCATCATTTccttttagtatttttcttagATGTGGACAACAATCAAGTGGAAATGTGGGATGCTACATGTTGTATATGGTTCTAATTAATTCAATGCATGATGCAAGCTAATCCATTAAAACCAGTGCCTTATGGGATAATTCCATTAGTTAACCATATAATACTTTTTAAGATGATGGTAATACTAGGgaaattttggaacaaaatattAAGTTATGTTTGTGTCTTGATCCCGAAGGTTTCAGAGATAAAAGCTCTAAAACTATCAACAGAAATCCTAGAATGTGTGAACATGAGGCGATAAAAAGAGGGTCAGATTTATTTATAGAATGTGAttggaaaaaatttataaagtgTAATATTAGAAGTCCAAACTGTTTTATTGTGATTGTTTCATGATTCTTAATCACACAATCTTAAGTGAATATGTATGAGTCGACTTTTCATAGAACTGAGTCGATTAGATCGTTCATAACCATCAAACATGAAGTTTATGGGATaaatatttaagtaaatatGTGCAAGTAGATCCTTTATAGGATTGAGTTTATCAAACCATCTAAAACTCCTTAAAATACTTAACTTAAAAGGCGTGAATGCTTAAATGTTGCTGGtacaattagttattttttaattcatttttctatctaaagatatttttattttcttgtattttgtCATTAagattcaattttcttttttgtaagtAATGTGTATTAGACCGTGTGtgtatgtttctttttattatttacaaaatttaaattgagacatcacttaagaaatttaaattcagtCCCACTTAATTAAATCACATGTTGCTCTTACACTTTAATTTACCTATACTCAtacttattttacttttttgtaaGCATTACGAGTTAAATATATAAGTGTAAACTCAATTAGTGGGACCAATAAAAATTGGTGAAATCAGACGCAAGACAAAATGttgtttttatctctttttattcaccaaaaaatcATGTTCAAAATTGAACctgattttttgtttaaagCCTATGCTTGTGCGCATGAAGGGCGACAAATATTTTTACTTGCTTGAATGAGAAGCATTTAGTGTGGGAAAAGGGAAATTTGTCAATCAAGTTCCAAGGACCTCATTGCGAATATGGCGAAGAAATGAAGCTTCCAGTGTCCGTTATAAAAACAGGTTAATTTGGTTGGATTTTTGTTGTCTTCATTCGACGCATAATAATGTCATATCCTTTGGATATTGAAGGACACGCAAGCCACTCATGGCATGCAAATTAAAAGTTGCAATCAATCACACAATTGAGGTCCACGATCACCATTCTCGccaaacttaatttatttaagataaaatagttatttttataaagtgcTGATAAATTTAtctctcaaaaataaaaataaaaattttaatcttttaaaataaaaaagtgtaataaattttactttaattccTTAGTGATACTCCTAAGTGtaagaattaagaaataaaaaataaaagtaatataccaacatttaacaaataattatatcttttaatCATGTGTTAGAAGTCCTATCATCAAATCTATATGAcaactattatattatattatatatataaaaaggatCATCTGTTAAGAAATGAGTCCCTTAAAAAGATCTTCATTTCTCAACAGATTAGCTTATTTTTCGTCTAAATAGGAtatcatatgtaaaaaaaaaaatccaaagatTATAAAGAGAATTGTTAACAGCAGTagacaaagagagagagaactgTAGACAAAATAATATGTGTACAAGAACCAGTGGCTCTCACTTCTCAAACTTTATGATCACAAAGTTACTTAGGATATTCTTATCCTAATTAATTGATAAGTATCATCATCACTACTTGAATCTTTTGCCTATTTTCCACATCCAATCGTATACTCCAATTAAATAcacataattaagaaaaaaaatgatcgagagtaaaagacaaaaatgatatattatttgatGTAGTAGGTAGAATTGAGGATAAGAAAAGGAGGGAAAAAGAAGGGTAAATCCCATTGTCACCCGCACCCTATATGCATATGCACTCAGCTAAAGTTTTTCCCATCATGGAGAACCTCTAATAAGTTTAATCAAGGAAACTTCCCAAGAACAAGAAGATCGAAGAGAACAACATACTGGTAATATGTTAGCTTGTTCTCAAGCTTCCCCGTCTAGGAGTGCCTTTTAATAAGTCAAGGAAATTTCCTAAGATTGTACAACAATGTCAACATtggattttatttatatacctcATACTCTTGTtttgaatcatcatcatcatcatcaaacgTTTTATGTGGCGTTAGTTGCTTTTTCCGGTTACATACACAAGCGACCTAAGTGTAAGGAGAGAACGTTGTCTTCTACGTAAACCACAAAATTTGGGCATACATTGGAATTGgatgatattttaatatttattgttttctacaCTCTTTTCATCACATAGCCACACAATTTTTATCATCTTAGCTAGCTTGTCTACCTGTAAATAATTCAACTAAGGTTGCACGTGGGAGGAAGTGGATCATTGTACTTTTATATATACACGTTTTTATTTTTCGTGCAATAGTTATAACTTCTACTCATTACTAGAATCTCTTTTCTTACAGTTTCGTTAtttcaacataaaaaattaacaccatatctaataattaatatcttgtataattttttttcatatacacGCATATTAGAAATACAtcatgaaattaaagaaaaatatttttttattgcctATTTTAATGTtcattaatcattttatttatttattttagatacaATCAGAAAATAAGCAATGATgcacttgttcttgatttagtCTTTGACTGTCAGGATTTCTCCATTTATAGCactttaaagaataaattaaagcaTCCCTCTATTTTAATCCTTCTAATTCACAAGCTAATATATTAACGGCATAACCAAGTACATCCTTAAATAAGACACTAGTGTTC
The Glycine max cultivar Williams 82 chromosome 16, Glycine_max_v4.0, whole genome shotgun sequence genome window above contains:
- the LOC100819204 gene encoding cation/calcium exchanger 1, whose protein sequence is MAAFILISKSKLQSTVLVLVLNLSFFFLFCLLLKAYYLHPPNSNSQSNGPLKTFNHERLFRDVSVEGCTDLHKYSDYESKCLYVKSHLDCRSKGYINYLQIFYCSFGKFQILGQTILALWLVVLFYLLGDTASNYFCNSLEGLSNILRLSPTIAGVTLLSLGNGAPDFFASVVSFTGSSSNGAVGLNSILGGSFFVSCAVLGIISILVGPNQVQVDKASFIRDVLFFLFSLLILLIILYIGKITLLASICYVSIYFLYVCAVSATHLIYGGDKMINERQYQYSDDESSSSSLEASIPLLGYVDEEKQSLAEIVVVVEEKDQNQNQKQDSHSSSTFFGGNNSLFDCIYLGKILQVLELPLGLPRRLTIPVVSEEKWSKPYAVISVTLAPVLLAILFNTQSENVGSRSGIVTYIVAALIGIVLGNMACVTTERCNPPRKSLFPWLAGGFAMSVTWTYIIAEELVSLLVSIGSIIGVSPSILGLTVLAWGNSLGDLIANGAMAMNGGPDGVQMAISGCYAGPMFNTLMGLGLPLVLSAWSEHPEPYVTPKDTSLYETLLFLMGGVLWALVILPKKNMRLDKSLGAGLLSVYMCFLVIRIAMAVGIVKF